The Ensifer adhaerens genome contains a region encoding:
- a CDS encoding IclR family transcriptional regulator — MRETDFVSGFARGLTVIEAFDETRPKLSIAEASKITGLDRATVRRSLLTLSELGYADYDGKFFALTPKILRLGHAYLSATPLPTIIQPYLDQLSERAGQSASASVLDGTEIVYIARASQKRVMSINLTTGSRLPAYCASMGRVWLAALPEHEAREILSRSNLKANTPYTKTDPDELVAEFKRIRDQGYALIDQELELGLCSIAVPLENDRGRIVAALNIGAPAAHVPAAEMVERYLPLLKETQGALRLVLR, encoded by the coding sequence ATGCGTGAGACCGATTTCGTCAGTGGATTTGCGCGGGGGCTGACGGTGATTGAAGCCTTCGACGAAACGCGTCCGAAGCTGTCGATTGCCGAGGCATCGAAGATCACCGGTCTCGACCGGGCGACAGTGCGCCGGTCGCTGCTGACGCTCTCGGAGCTTGGCTATGCGGACTACGACGGCAAGTTCTTCGCGCTGACGCCCAAGATCCTGAGATTGGGCCACGCCTATCTCTCGGCAACGCCGCTGCCGACGATCATCCAGCCTTATCTCGATCAGCTTTCGGAACGTGCCGGCCAGAGTGCGTCGGCCTCGGTGCTGGATGGCACGGAGATCGTCTATATCGCCCGCGCCTCGCAGAAGCGGGTCATGTCGATCAACCTGACTACCGGCTCGCGGCTGCCGGCCTACTGCGCTTCGATGGGACGGGTGTGGCTGGCGGCGTTGCCGGAGCATGAGGCGCGCGAGATCCTTTCACGCTCGAACCTGAAGGCGAACACGCCCTATACGAAGACCGACCCGGACGAATTGGTTGCCGAATTCAAGCGGATACGCGACCAGGGCTACGCGCTGATCGATCAGGAGCTGGAGCTTGGCCTCTGCTCGATTGCTGTTCCGCTCGAAAACGATCGCGGCCGGATCGTCGCTGCGCTCAATATCGGCGCGCCCGCGGCCCACGTTCCAGCGGCGGAGATGGTCGAGCGCTATCTGCCGCTGCTGAAGGAAACACAAGGGGCGCTAAGGCTGGTGCTGAGGTAA
- a CDS encoding GAF domain-containing DNA-binding protein — MNEQSHPSDHSITFPPYELIATIVPPCTAAGRPAQDWAYLAATHLIGSPAKAAIAAILEETGMLAGADRAWMFEYCDDLLRFRNTEEWVRGDVSSHVADLQQTPVTMIGWLHQWLVAGKAVMINDVARLPRPARALQAEMLRQNDKSVLCVPVFHEGALRACIGFDATRAVRRWPIEEIHQLARCAKLIGIARYGRTSTYGEREGAAAITSAGTDQLVHLHMPGRTRGVPLSAIVGLRSAKDYTQIWLKDEAAVLDLRPLSFWTGLLPKSNFLRIHRTAVINLSHVTELDRHSGPTKQAWAVRLRRIDESWAVSRPYRQELRSRLGI; from the coding sequence ATGAATGAGCAATCGCACCCGTCCGACCATTCCATCACCTTTCCGCCCTACGAACTGATCGCGACGATCGTGCCGCCTTGCACTGCCGCGGGGCGGCCGGCACAGGACTGGGCCTATTTGGCTGCCACCCACCTTATCGGTTCGCCGGCCAAAGCGGCGATCGCCGCGATCCTGGAGGAAACCGGCATGCTTGCCGGCGCCGACCGGGCGTGGATGTTCGAATACTGCGACGACCTTCTGCGCTTCCGCAACACTGAGGAGTGGGTGCGGGGGGACGTGTCGTCGCATGTCGCTGACCTGCAGCAGACGCCGGTGACGATGATCGGCTGGCTGCATCAGTGGCTGGTCGCCGGCAAGGCAGTCATGATCAACGACGTCGCAAGGCTACCGCGTCCGGCGCGCGCACTTCAGGCGGAAATGCTTCGCCAGAACGACAAGAGCGTTCTCTGCGTCCCGGTCTTTCACGAGGGCGCTTTGCGTGCCTGCATCGGTTTCGATGCGACGAGGGCAGTGCGTCGATGGCCAATCGAAGAAATCCACCAGCTCGCCCGCTGTGCAAAGCTGATCGGGATCGCGCGCTACGGGCGGACATCGACGTATGGCGAGCGGGAAGGTGCTGCCGCAATAACGTCCGCTGGGACCGATCAGCTCGTCCATCTGCATATGCCGGGACGCACCCGCGGCGTGCCGCTGTCTGCCATCGTCGGGCTTCGTTCTGCCAAGGACTACACCCAGATCTGGCTGAAGGACGAAGCCGCGGTCCTGGATCTCCGTCCGCTTTCATTCTGGACTGGCCTGCTGCCCAAGTCGAACTTCCTGCGCATCCATCGGACCGCAGTGATCAACCTGTCGCACGTCACCGAGCTCGACCGTCATTCAGGTCCGACGAAACAGGCCTGGGCTGTGCGTCTGCGTAGAATAGACGAATCCTGGGCCGTGTCCCGCCCCTACAGGCAGGAATTGCGCAGTCGTCTCGGCATCTGA
- a CDS encoding CoA-transferase subunit beta: MSDFTPTEMMTIAAARELSNDDVCFVGIGAPSAACNVARLTHAPDITLIYESGTVGTKPDVLPLSIGDGELCDTALFTVSVPEMFRYWLQGGRITTGFLGGAQIDRFANLNTTVVGPYDHPKVRLPGGGGAPEIASNCGRIFITMALSKRGFVEKLPFITSMGHGEGGDHRERLGMKTKGPTRVITDLCILEPDPGTKELTVVSIHPGVTREQIVENCGWAIRFAGEVIETPAPTELELNTLRDINARTKKAHQGDKEAA, encoded by the coding sequence ATGAGCGACTTCACCCCCACCGAAATGATGACCATCGCCGCCGCGCGCGAGCTCTCAAACGACGACGTGTGCTTCGTCGGCATCGGCGCGCCTTCGGCCGCCTGCAACGTCGCGCGGCTGACCCATGCGCCAGACATTACCCTGATCTACGAAAGCGGTACGGTAGGAACCAAGCCGGACGTGCTGCCGCTCTCGATCGGCGACGGCGAACTCTGCGACACCGCCCTCTTCACCGTCTCCGTGCCGGAGATGTTCCGCTACTGGCTGCAGGGCGGACGCATCACCACCGGCTTTCTCGGCGGCGCCCAGATCGACAGGTTCGCCAACCTCAACACGACAGTCGTCGGCCCCTACGACCACCCGAAGGTCCGCCTGCCGGGCGGTGGTGGCGCGCCGGAGATCGCCTCCAATTGCGGCCGCATCTTCATCACCATGGCGCTGTCGAAGCGCGGCTTCGTCGAAAAACTGCCCTTCATCACCTCGATGGGCCATGGCGAAGGCGGTGACCACCGCGAGCGGCTCGGCATGAAGACCAAGGGACCGACCCGCGTCATCACCGATCTCTGCATCCTGGAACCGGATCCTGGGACCAAGGAGCTGACCGTCGTTTCGATCCATCCGGGCGTGACCCGCGAGCAGATCGTCGAGAACTGCGGCTGGGCGATCCGGTTCGCCGGTGAAGTGATCGAGACGCCTGCTCCGACGGAGCTTGAGCTCAACACCCTTCGCGACATCAATGCCCGCACCAAGAAGGCGCATCAGGGCGACAAGGAGGCTGCGTAA
- a CDS encoding CoA transferase subunit A: protein MAKIVSLAEAVGDNVRDGDIVAMEGFTHLIPYAAGHEVIRQGRKDLYLVRMTPDILYDQLIGVGAARGMKFSWGGNPGVGSLHRFRDAVENQWPRPLEIEEHSHAAMANAYEAGAANLPFATLRGYIGADLPKVNPNIKSVTCPFTGEVLAAVPAIRPDVTIIHAQRADRKGNVLIEGIVGVQKEAVLAARRSIVTVEEIVDELNPPSPNSLVLPSWAITAVAHVPGGAFPSYAHGYYPRSNAFYIGWDEIARDRDSFTAWIKQNVLDAKPDDFAKHAGKPAVKAA, encoded by the coding sequence ATGGCGAAGATCGTTTCGCTCGCCGAGGCCGTCGGCGACAATGTCAGGGATGGCGACATCGTCGCCATGGAAGGCTTCACCCACCTGATCCCCTATGCCGCCGGTCACGAAGTGATCCGCCAGGGCCGCAAGGATCTCTATCTGGTGCGCATGACGCCCGACATTCTCTACGACCAGCTGATTGGAGTGGGTGCCGCCCGTGGCATGAAGTTCTCCTGGGGCGGCAATCCGGGCGTCGGATCGCTGCACCGCTTCCGCGATGCCGTCGAAAACCAGTGGCCGCGACCGCTCGAGATCGAAGAGCATTCACACGCGGCCATGGCCAACGCCTATGAGGCGGGGGCTGCCAACCTGCCGTTTGCGACGCTGCGCGGCTATATCGGCGCCGACCTGCCGAAGGTGAACCCCAACATCAAGTCGGTCACCTGCCCCTTCACCGGCGAAGTGCTGGCTGCCGTTCCGGCGATCCGCCCCGACGTGACGATCATCCACGCACAACGCGCCGACAGGAAGGGCAACGTGCTGATCGAAGGCATCGTCGGGGTCCAGAAGGAAGCGGTGCTTGCCGCCAGGCGCTCGATCGTCACGGTGGAAGAAATCGTCGACGAACTGAACCCGCCATCGCCGAATTCGCTCGTGCTTCCGAGTTGGGCAATCACAGCGGTTGCCCACGTTCCGGGCGGCGCCTTCCCATCCTATGCGCACGGCTACTACCCGCGCTCCAACGCCTTCTACATCGGCTGGGACGAGATTGCCCGAGACCGCGACAGCTTCACCGCCTGGATCAAGCAGAACGTGCTCGACGCAAAGCCGGACGATTTCGCCAAGCACGCCGGCAAACCAGCGGTAAAAGCCGCCTGA